In Acidisarcina polymorpha, the DNA window AAACGGAGCGTCAAAAGTGTAATAGACGCCTGGTTGGATCATGGCCGTTCGCGAAAGGCCGCCGGCATCGGTACTGACGACTGGAGTTTCGGAGCAGAAATTTCTCAGGAAAGCTTGCAGAGTCGGGGAAGGATCGGTCTTGTAGACGACCCCGTCATGATTGCCGGCAATCGCAACGATCGGCGCCGGGTAGTGGCGGTAAGGCTCGTAGAACTGGTCATAGTAATACGCTCCCTCGCCAAAGTTGTAGACGACATCGCCGAGATGAAAAAAGAACGACGGGACGTCTGCGGCATCGGCTTCATCGAAGTCCGCGACCATCTTGTCGGCCACGAGCGATTGGTTCTGCGGACCTTTTACGCTCCCCGTATCTCCTACCGAATGAAAGACAGTCTGTGCGGATTCCTCGATCTTGCTAACCACCGCGGAGCCGGCATCGCCCCAAACCTGCGCCAGCGTCAGGATCGGCTCCGTAGCGCCTCCACGCGCCTCGGGGATAGGTTCCTGCAGGGTGGGATCATTGAGGCTGTAGTCGCCCTCATCGGAGGTCGTGTCGACGAAGCCGGAAGGGTCAGGGCTTGGCGTCGGCTGCGCGAAGACCGGCTGCCCAGGCGCGGGAGCAGGCGCGGGCGTCGGATCCGATGCTGTTGGCGGAGTCGGCGCGGACGGGTCAGGCGCCGGCTTGGGGTGCTTGGTGGGATGAGATTTTTTCGGATGTTTGGGGGCGGCCATAATGCTCCTTCGTCTTTGAATACAACGACGATCCAGATCCGACGTCGCTCGACCACCATCCAGGCAAATCGCTTTTACGGAAACGCTGCCGGCAGGTTGCCATTTGGACGCGGCTATTCTGAATCGGCTCTAGAATAGACCTTTTCCATTCACCTGCGATCAACGCCACGTTGCTATTCGAGCCTGGATCCATTTCGAAAACACAAGAGTTGACCCTCGCAATTTGCCTGCCAGAGTGCTAGCGAATTAGGCACTCCCTGCCGATCTTTCTTGGTAATCGGGCAAACGTTCGATAGATTCTGTAGTCAATAGTTACAGACGGATGAATTTCAGCCAGGCAAGGCATTCGGTTAGGCAAAGGAGAATGGATGGTCCCTGAATCGCATTCGCTTCGTCACCTCTTTCACCAGTTGGTGGAAGACTGTTATGCCGAGCATGTCGGCATCCGCGATACGGAAGTATCGAGCTATGTCGCTGACCTACTTACAGATTTCTGCGAAACCGACCGGCTCTATCGCTTACGGGATGCCAGCGGTCGCCCGCTTGAAGAGGTTGGCGAGATGATGGCCGCCTCCGATCCTGTCCACGGCACCGCTGCCTCTTTCGACGAGGAGCGTCACATTCGCAAGCACATCGGCGACTACACTCTTTTTCTTACCGGCATGTACCCAGAGTCGCTCCATCTCTGGAGGCAGCGGGTTCGCTTCCTGCAGATGGTCAGGGCGGGCAAGGAGAGCTACTGGATCGTCTCTCAATTCAATGTCTTCGAATACGCTCAGGAGGCGCCTCTCTTCCAGAAGCTTGCTGAATCCTTCGAAGGCTGCGTTTACGGATTGACCAAGGTACGCGGGGAGATGGAAAAGCGCATGGCGTTGCCGCCGTCCACGCAAACGCGAGTGATGTGAGACGAGTCACAATCAAAGAATTACTGAAGGGTTAACGGCACATTTCCTGATGGATCTGTGCCGTTTTTCCCTCTTCCCCTGTTTTTAGAACTGCCCTCCGTAGCCGAGGATGCTGAACAGCCCTCCTTGCAGCCATGTCGTGTCCGGCTGTTCACTTTCAACCAGTTTCCGGTAGACGAGGTGGGCCACCTTCGATTCAATCTGTTTCAGTCGGTAGGGAGGTGGAAGTTTTTGTTGAAGTTCATTCGGAATGATGTAGTTTGTCAGCAACTGAAAAGCTTCTTCTGCCCGGGGATCACAGGTCGTGTTTTCAAGCTCCATGCGCCCACGTTCCGTTGCATAGTCGTAGAACTCGAATTCCGCCGAGCTCTTCTTGATAATGCTGGTGGTTTTAAGCCAGTCGGCATAAACGCCAAACTTGAATGCATCGGTACGATACCCGAGTACGTGCGTGGGGGCGCCCCCTGGATTGAAGTAATCGGGTGCGATTTCATCCGTCGCGTGAAGGACGTACGGACGCCCAGGAGCGTCTTTGGATTTGAGCATCGAGAGCATATCGTGGCGTCCGCCGTACATCGCCGCGAGCGGGCCCCTCATCCAGTCGGTGCTTCCCCCAGCCCCGATGCTGACCAGCATTGGCATGAGATCCACCGAGGAAGTAAGGCCGGTGCGGATATCGTCGATATCGCCGGTAAGCTGTCCGCGCGGGTCGACGACGATCAAGGGGACGTGCCAGGCCTCTTCATACATGGTGGCCAGTTTCCCTTGCGGCAGTCCGTGAGCGCCCGAATATTCGCCGTGGTCCGACACAAAGACGATCACGGTGTTGTCGACAATGCTGTCGGGCAGGCTGTACAACGTGTCCAGCACCCTCCCTATCTCGCCGTCGACCTTCTTAATGACCTGGGCATAACTGTTTAAGCCCCGTTTCCAGTAGCTGAAGGGCGCTTTCGCCACTCCTCCATGCAGATCCTTAGCGGGATACTCCTCGATGGTGAAGCCGGTTTGTGATGGGTCCTCGCTGATACCGCCCCAGATGTATTCGGAAAATGTCTTGATGAAGCCTTGGGTCGAAGGCTTATTCTGCTTCTTCCAGTCTGCCGCGTTCTCCCAATTCGGGGGCAGGTCGGGAAAGTCGTAATCGGGCGGAGTCTTGAGCATGTTCTCGTCCCACGGCACCTGCGGTCCCGTTCCGGGATAGCTCGCACCTTGGGCGTAGTTGTTTGGATTCACCCCGCTATCCGGTGAGAAGAGGTTGGTGAATGTCTGAAATTCGGTCCCGGCGGGGAAAAATTCCCTATCATGAGGGTTTACAAAGCTCGCGGTGAGACAAAAGGGGGTATCCCCGGGCTTCACGCCGCTGAGAAACTCAGCCGCCTGGATCGACGTGTAGATGTCGCTGTGATAGCCGTGCTGCCAGTCACCGTAAGTACCCTGAAGATTGAAACCGGTCGGATCGGGATAAGTGGCATAGTCGAAGCCGTAATCCTCCAATCCGTTATTGCCCATGTCATCGGGCTTCCGGGCAAGGGAGACATGCCATTTTCCGCGGTAGGGTGTCTGGTAGCCGAGTTTTCGCAGGAGTTTGCCGTAGGTCGGGTAAGCGGAATTGAGCACCGGTTGCTTATACAACAACGGGTTGGTGATGATGGGTGGCGAGATGATCGTGGTGAGCAGCCAGTTCTGCTGCGAGTAGAGGCCGGTGATCATGACGCCCCGGGAAGGAGTGCAAGCATTTGCGGCAGTGTGGTAGTTGTCGAACTTCACTCCGCGCTGCCAAAGGTCGTAGACATGCGGCATGAACTGCTTGAAGAATCCTGCTGCATCGGTAATGCCCTTGGGAAACACCGAGGGGTAACGCAGTTCATCGACAAGAATAAAGAGGATATTAGGCTGGTTCGATTTGTTTGGCGCGTTTTGAGCGGACAGCTTACTCAAACCAAGACCACTCATTAGGCTCCCGCCTGTCACGGCGGCGGTGGATTTCAGGAAATCTCTACGCTTCATCTAAGCACTCCCTTTCGACCGTAACTCTCGCTGCACGCCCTTTCTTTGTCCATACAGAGTCTCTAAAGTGATCTAAATTTGGTCTAACGAATCAGAATTCGCATGACTAAGCCGCCTTCATTCGGCAAGAGTAGAAGGACGCAATGCCGGCTTAGGATCGCGTTAGAAAAGAGGAATTGAGTGGTGGGGCTCCAAGGAGGCGCAAACGCAGAGGGAGTAGAACCGGCAGACCGTACCTTCTAGTTACCAAGGAATTTTGCGAAGCAAATCTGACGGGATAAAGGAACGTGGCCTCTCGGTAAATCGAAGGACTTTGCCGATCGACTCGGAAACCGTGACAGGTCCCGGAGCGACCGGCGCCTGTCGCTTACAGGATGTAGCGTGCCAGATCGTGATCCTTCACAATTGAAGCGACCATATGCCGGACGTATTCCGGATCGATCACAACCACCGTCTCCAACCCTGAAGAGGTCTGACGCTCGATCACCGGCAGCGGGAAGCTCGCGCCGCTCTCTTGTGCGGAAGCTGCTACGTCGATCAGGTTCCCACTTTCGCCCTTGCGCGCCTTGGTGAGATCGGGAGCGAGGAAGCTAATCTCGTCGAGCACCTTTTCCATAATGGTATGCAGACGGCGAGCCCCGATGTTTTCCGTCGTTTCGTTGACGCGGAAGGCGAAGTGAGCCATCTCCTTCAATGATTCCGGGGTGAACTCCAGCTTGAGGCCTTCGGTATCGAGAAGAGCGGCATACTGCTTCGTGAGAGATGACTTCGGTTCAGTGAGGATGCGAACGAAATCCTCGACAGTGAGCGATTGCAGCTCGACTCGGATGGGGAAGCGCCCCTGCAGCTCCGGAATCAGGTCGCTGGGCTTCGAGACATGGAAGGCTCCGGCGGCAATGAATAAGATGTGATCGGTTCGCACCATGCCGTAGCGGGTATTGACGGTAGTGCCTTCGACGATCGGCAGGATGTCGCGCTGCACACCTTCGCGCGAAACATCCGGGCCGTGTCCGCCCTCACGCCCGGCAATCTTGTCGATCTCGTCCAGAAAGACGATTCCGGAGTTTTCTACTCGCTCGACGGCGACCCGAGTCACCTGATCCATATCGATCAAGCGGCCTTCTTCCTCTTGGACCAGATACTCAAAAGCCTCGGCCACCTTCATCTTGCGCTTTTTCGTGCGCTGGCCAAAGAGATTGGGCAGGATGTCCTTGAGGTTAATGTCCATCTCCTCAACACCTTGATTGGAAATAATTTCAAAAGAAGGGGAGTTCCGCTCCCGCACGTCGATTTCCACCGTACGCTCATCCAGCTTGCCTTCGCGGAACTGCTGCCGCAGCTTCTCCCGCGTCCGATTGTGAGATTCGTTGCTCGGGTTCGGAAAGCTCAGCGTTCCATCGGACTCATGACTGGGAGCGTCGGCCGATACCCCCCCAGGAGTCGATGGCGCTGGTGGATTCGCCGTTGACGCCGGCGATGGCGGCGGCAGCAACAAATCCAGCAGCCGCTCTTCGGCATTCATCTCGGCTTTGTCTTCGACCTCTTCCAGTTTTTCCTCGCGAACCATGTCAATGGCGATTTCAACCAGATCGCGGACGATCGACTCGACGTCCCGCCCCACATAGCCGACCTCCGTAAACTTCGAAGCTTCGACCTTG includes these proteins:
- a CDS encoding metallophosphoesterase family protein; protein product: MAAPKHPKKSHPTKHPKPAPDPSAPTPPTASDPTPAPAPAPGQPVFAQPTPSPDPSGFVDTTSDEGDYSLNDPTLQEPIPEARGGATEPILTLAQVWGDAGSAVVSKIEESAQTVFHSVGDTGSVKGPQNQSLVADKMVADFDEADAADVPSFFFHLGDVVYNFGEGAYYYDQFYEPYRHYPAPIVAIAGNHDGVVYKTDPSPTLQAFLRNFCSETPVVSTDAGGLSRTAMIQPGVYYTFDAPFVRILGIYSNVLEDPGVISSEGNPASPVSDIQLSFLTTALGRAKSESYAGALLIAVHHPPFTYGSQHSGSPRMLQDIDQAATTAGFWPHAVLSGHAHNYQRFTRQVNNTQIPYIIAGCGGHNVNKLQSGSNGAIRTPVSISSTLTFENYDDSGYGYLRIIVTAETLRIEFHPASDGAGAKTPDDVVTVNIQNRTVS
- a CDS encoding sulfatase-like hydrolase/transferase; translation: MKRRDFLKSTAAVTGGSLMSGLGLSKLSAQNAPNKSNQPNILFILVDELRYPSVFPKGITDAAGFFKQFMPHVYDLWQRGVKFDNYHTAANACTPSRGVMITGLYSQQNWLLTTIISPPIITNPLLYKQPVLNSAYPTYGKLLRKLGYQTPYRGKWHVSLARKPDDMGNNGLEDYGFDYATYPDPTGFNLQGTYGDWQHGYHSDIYTSIQAAEFLSGVKPGDTPFCLTASFVNPHDREFFPAGTEFQTFTNLFSPDSGVNPNNYAQGASYPGTGPQVPWDENMLKTPPDYDFPDLPPNWENAADWKKQNKPSTQGFIKTFSEYIWGGISEDPSQTGFTIEEYPAKDLHGGVAKAPFSYWKRGLNSYAQVIKKVDGEIGRVLDTLYSLPDSIVDNTVIVFVSDHGEYSGAHGLPQGKLATMYEEAWHVPLIVVDPRGQLTGDIDDIRTGLTSSVDLMPMLVSIGAGGSTDWMRGPLAAMYGGRHDMLSMLKSKDAPGRPYVLHATDEIAPDYFNPGGAPTHVLGYRTDAFKFGVYADWLKTTSIIKKSSAEFEFYDYATERGRMELENTTCDPRAEEAFQLLTNYIIPNELQQKLPPPYRLKQIESKVAHLVYRKLVESEQPDTTWLQGGLFSILGYGGQF
- the hslU gene encoding ATP-dependent protease ATPase subunit HslU; its protein translation is MAIYLPGAAEDQELALDDLTPREIVAELDKYVVGQHAAKRAVAIALRNRMRRQKLSPELADEIMPKNIIMIGPTGVGKTEIARRLAKLTNSPFLKVEASKFTEVGYVGRDVESIVRDLVEIAIDMVREEKLEEVEDKAEMNAEERLLDLLLPPPSPASTANPPAPSTPGGVSADAPSHESDGTLSFPNPSNESHNRTREKLRQQFREGKLDERTVEIDVRERNSPSFEIISNQGVEEMDINLKDILPNLFGQRTKKRKMKVAEAFEYLVQEEEGRLIDMDQVTRVAVERVENSGIVFLDEIDKIAGREGGHGPDVSREGVQRDILPIVEGTTVNTRYGMVRTDHILFIAAGAFHVSKPSDLIPELQGRFPIRVELQSLTVEDFVRILTEPKSSLTKQYAALLDTEGLKLEFTPESLKEMAHFAFRVNETTENIGARRLHTIMEKVLDEISFLAPDLTKARKGESGNLIDVAASAQESGASFPLPVIERQTSSGLETVVVIDPEYVRHMVASIVKDHDLARYIL